GATTGCCGTGCGCGAGGCCCGCAAGCTCGGCATCCCGGTCGTCGCCGTGGTTGACACCAATTGCGACCCGAGCGAGGTGGATTACGTAATTCCCGGCAACGATGACGCCCTGCGCGCCATCCGCCTGTTCGCCTCCAAGATTGCCGATTCCATCGTCGAGGGCGCCCAGAGCGCGACCGACAAGCAGGCCGCGGAGTTCTCCGCCGCCGCCGAAGCAGGCGATGTCGCAACCGAGCCCGGCACAGAGATTTCAGGCGAGGGCAGCGGCGACTACGCTGCGGATTCCGAAGACGTCAGCATGGCCGACGTGCTCGGCGAGCCGGTGCGCAAGCACCCCGCAGCCGCTGAGAACGCTCCCGAACCGGCAGAAGCGCGCCACGCCGAGACGCACTGAGCCAGGCCTGAATCTCCGCGCAACGCGCCGGAATCTAATGGCTATCAGGCCCGCGCCCGGGGCTTCGCGGCGCGGGTCAACCTATGTTCGGCCTCCCTGTTGAGGCCCCAGCGCCAACCGGCGCTCAACACCAGAAAGGTCGAGTTGAGAATTTATGGGTACAACCGCAGGAATGCCCGATCCCACACAGAGCCCCGTCTCCGCCGCCCAGGTTCGCGAACTACGCGACAAGACCGGCGCACCCATGATGGACTGCAAGAACGCCCTGAGCGAAGCTCGTGGCGACATGGACCAGGCCATCATCCTGCTGCGCAAACGCGGCATGGCGATTGCCGGCAAAAAGGCCGCCCGCGCCACCACCGAGGGCTCGGTCTCGAGCTACATCCATGCCGGCGGCAAGATCGGCGTGCTCGTTGAGGTCAACTGCGAGTCCGACTTCGTCGCTCGCACCGACGATTTCAAGGAACTGGTGAAGGACATCGCGATGCACATCGCCGCGTCCGACCCCAAGTTCATCCGCAAGGAAGACGTCACGCCCGAGGCCTACGAGCGCGAGAAAGACATTTACCGCTCCCAGGCTGCGCAGACCGGCAAGCCGGCGAACGTCATCGAGAAGATCGTGGAGGGCAAGATGAGCAAGTTCTACGAGGAGGTCTGCCTCTACGAACAGCCTTTCATCAAGGACCAGACCGTTTCGGTCTCGCAGCTCATCGCCGCCAAGATCGGCAAGCTCGGCGAGAACATCAGCGTCCGCCGCTTCGCCCGCTTCAAAGTCGGCGAGCCCGGCTGGACCATCGCCCAGACCAGGCAGGCCGACGCCGGCGATGCCTCCGCGAAGTAACCGCCCGACAACACGTGATTCAACGGCGCAGCGCAAGCTGCGCCGTTTCACATTTCTGAGCGATTTCCGCAGCAGCTCGGCAACCAAATCAGCCGATTTCGCTTCAGTCTTTCTCGAGCTTTTTTCCGGAGAAAACTGAATGATGAAACGCACTTTCGCCTGGGGACTCTCTCTCCTGCTGTTTCACACCGTTCTAGCAGCCGACGCCTTCGCCGTTACCTCTACCGTCACGCCGCCCACTCGTCAGGCGATCAAGGTCGCTGCCGCCGTGCAGCGCATCGGCAGCGGCGAATACTCGCTCGTTGCTCTCCGCCTCCACAACCGGGCCGTGATCAAGGGTTACGTTTCGGAGATCGGCGCCGATTCATTCACCGTCACCGACAACGACTCCGGCATCGAGCATCGCGTCCCTTACTCGACGGTCGCCCGCCTGCAGGGAATGAACCTGGTCAGCGGAACGCAGGCCGGCATTGGCGGCGGTTTCCGCGCCGGCGTTGCGCGTGTTGCCGGTTTCCTGCTGCCGATTCACACCCGGCCGGTCAACAACCTGACCACCGGCGAGAAAACCCTGCTTATCGGGATCGGGGTGGGGATCCTGCTGGCCATCATTCTGGCTAAAGCGCTCTAGGCGACTCGCACGACTTGCACCGGGCTCCCGGCAGCGTGCGGCGCATCGGCGAGTCTGCAACGGCGGCGATTTTGCGCGAACGTGAAGTATTGCCCGGCGTCTGCGCCGTGGGCCTCACCTCCGGCGTGCCACTCGACAGCACCCGGCCCGTCTGCGTCGTTCCGCAACACCATCACCATACCAGCTACCAGAAGCCGCTCACACTCATCGCCAACGACTCCATGCTCAGCGCTGACGACAAGAAGCAAGCCACCGAGCTGATCAACCAGCGCATCGCTGTTCTGCGGAAATAATCGAAAACCAAATCACCGGGTACCGGGAACTCTCCTCGATACTCGCCACTCGGTACTGTTTTTTCGCATCGGCTATACTGAAAACTGATGCCTCCTGTCTTTAAGCGTGTTCTCATCAAGCTCTCCGGCGAGGCGCTGGCCGGCGAGCAGGGCTTTGGGGTGCAGCCGGCGCGCATTCATGCCATTGCCGGCGAGTTGCAGCAGGTGCAGGAACTTGGCGTGCAAGTCGCCATCGTGGTCGGAGGCGGCAACTTCTTCCGTGGCGTGGCCGAGCAGGCGCGCGACATGGACCGCGTTTCCGCCGACCACATGGGCATGCTTGCAACGGTCCTTAACGCCATCGCTCTTCAGGATGCGCTCGAGAAGCGCGGGGTCTACACGCGCGTGATGTCGGCGATCGAGATGAACCAGGTCGCCGAGCCCTTCATCCGGCGCCGCGCCATGCGCCACTTGGAAAAAGGCCGCTTCGTCATCTTCGCCGCCGGCACCGGCAGCCCGTACTTCTCCACCGACACCGCTGCATCACTCCGCGCCATGGAGATCAAGGCCGACGTCATCATGAAGGCGACCAAGGTTGACGGCATTTACGACGCCGATCCGGTCCTGGTCAAAGACGCCAAGATGTTCGACCAGATCAGCTATCTCGACTTCCTCAAGCGCGGACTCAAGGTGATGGACGCGACCGCCATCTCGCTTTGCCGCGAGAACAACCTGCCCATCATCATCTTCAACCTGAACCGTGCGGGAAACATCAGGCGCGTCCTTACCGGCGAAAAAGTGGGATCGCTGGTCAGCGCCTGAGCCTTCTCGAACCGCTCGAATGCCCTGCGCGGCTGAGCTTCGCTTGCGGGGCTCTCCGCTGCGCGACCTGCTTTATAATCGTGCGTTTCACAGCCCGATCAGGCGGAGCCTATGGCACAGTCAGCAAGCGTTCCCGCGCTCAAAGATACGTTTTCGCAGCTCAAATCGCGCATGGACAAAGCGGTGGAAGACTTCCGCCAGGCCATGACCGCGACCCGCACCGGCCGCGCCTCCGTCCACATGCTCGACACCGTCCGCGTGGAAGCCTACGGCACCGAGATGAAGCTCAACGAGCTCGGCCAGGTGCACGCGCCCGACGCGCAGCTCATCACCGTGCAGCCCTACGATCCCTCGCAGCTCGGGGCCATCGAGAAGGCCATCCGCTCCGCCGACCTCGGCCTCAATCCAAGCAACGACGGCAAGATCATCCGTGTGCCGGTGCCGCAACTCACCGAAGAGCGGCGCAAAGAGATGGTCAAGCACCTGCACAAGGTGCTCGAAGAGCATCGCACTGCGGTGCGCAACATCCGCCGTGACGGCAACGACCTGATCAAGAAAACCATGAAGGACAAAAAGATCAGCGAAGACGAAGAGCGCCGCGCGCTGGAGGAAATCCAGAAGCTCACCGACGCCGAGATCAAGAAGATGGAAGAGATGAGCGCGGCGAAGGAAAAAGAATTGATGCAGGGTTAGAGGCGCTTCAGTCTCGGCGACACGGCGGGCAAGGTCAACCACGAATCCGACTCGATTCGTAAGACTGAGCAGTCGTGCCTGTTTTGCCACCCACTCAGTCAATCTCGGAGTAATTCAAAACGAGCCATGCCAGGCCTCAGCGACTCGGGACTCCAGCTCAGGACGTGCCAGCGCGGCAAGCAGCAGACCACTGACGGTCCACAGTCGCCAATCGAACATTCCATTCGCGGCGCTCGGGGGAAGAGGATACGCCGGCCGCTCACGGTTCACCGCCTGCGGTACACTTGGACGCATGAAGCGCGTCGTCCACGCCGCATGCCCGCACGACTGTCCTGACGCCTGCGGTGTGCTAATCACCGTGGAGCAGGTGAACGGGGCCGAACGGGCGACCAAGATACAAGGCGACCCATCCCATCCGGTGACGCGCGGCTTCTTGTGCGCCAAGGTCGCAAAGTACCTGGACCGCGTGTACTCGCCGGATCGCGTGCTGTATCCGCTGCGACGTGTGGCGCCAAAAGGACCGTCCAGTGCCGCTTTCGAGAGAATCTCCTGGGATGCGGCCCTCGACGAAATCACCGCCAGACTGCGGGCCGTCTCCGATGAGTTCGGCTCCGAAGCCATCCTTCCCTACTCTTACGGTGGAACGCTGGGCGTTCTCGGCAACGCTTCGATGGATCGCCGCTTCTTCCACCGGCTGGGCGCGTCGCAACTGGCGCGGACGATTTGCGCCACCGCCGGCGGCGACGCGCTGCTCTCGGTTTACGGACGCAAGCTCGGCACCGAGCCCGAGCAGTTCCGCTACTCGAAAACCATCATCGCCTGGGGCGCGAACATTCACGGCGCCAACGTGCACCTGTGGCCCTTCGTCGAAGAGGCGCGGCGGGCGGGCGGACGGCTGATCGTCATCGATCCCTACAAGACGCGCACCGCGAGGGTGGCCGACTGGCACATCGCCATCAATCCCGGTACCGACGTGGCGCTCGCGTTGGCGATGATGCACGTGATCATCGGCGAAGGTCTGCACGACGCCGACTACGTGGAAAAACACGCGCATGGCTTCCCTGAACTGCGCGAGCGCGTGCGCGGGTACACGCCGGAGCGCGTTGCCACGTGGGTCGGCATCGCCGCCGCCGACATCGTAAAGCTGGCGCGCGAGTACGCCACGGCGCGTCCAGCCTCCATTCGCATGAACTACGGCGTGCAGCGCTCGGAGAATGGCGGCATGGCGGCGCGCGCCATCGCCATGCTGCCGGTGGTCACCGGCTCGTGGAAGGAAATCGGCGGCGGCTTGCAGCTCTCCACCAGCGGCAGCTTCGTGCTCGACCGCGCCGCGCTGGAGCGTCCTGACCTGATGCAGAAGAGCCCGGCCGGCCGCGCCACGCGCGTGGTCAACATGTCGGCGCTCGGCTCGGCGCTGACCGAACTCAGCGGTCCGCCGGTGAAGGCGCTGTTCGTGTACAACTCCAACCCGGCGGCGGTCGCCCCCGACCACAACAAAGTCGTGCGCGGCCTGCTGCGGCCCGACCTGTTCACCGTGGTGCACGAACAGTTCCTCACCGACACGACCGATTACGCCGACATCGTCTTGCCCGCCACCACCTTCTTCGAGCACAAGGAGCTGCAGGCTTCTTACGGCCACTACTTCCTGCAAATGTCACACGCGGCGCTGGAGCCGCTGGGCGAGTGCAAGTCGAACGTGGACCTGTTCCGCGCAATGGCATTGCGCATGGGCTTCGACGAGCTGTGCTTTCGCGAATCGGCGGACGAGATGATGGACGCGGCGCTGCGCACCGGCGATCCGTGGCTGGCGGGCATCGATCGCGCGCGGCTGGAGCGCGAAGGGCACGTGCGGCTTGCGCTCCCGTCTAACCGCGGAGGCGCGGAGACGCGGGGGACGACGGATCAGAACTTTTTTTTGCCGTTCGCCAACGGCGGCTTCGCCACCGCGAGCGGCAAGGCGGAACTTTACAGCGAATCGCTCAATGCGGAGGGGCTCGATCCCGTCGCGTCGTTCGTTGCGCCGGAAGAGTCGCGTCACAGCCCGGCCGCGCGTGAATTTCCACTGGAGCTGCTTGGTCGCAAGGCCGACAATTTCCTGAATACTTCCTTCTGCAATCTGCCGTCGATCCAGGCCATGGAAGAAAACGGTGTGCTCGAGCTCAGCGCCGCCGACGCGGCCGCGCGCGGCATTCGCGACGGTGACCGGGTGCGCGCGTTCAACCGTCGCGGCGAACTGCGCTTTACAGCCAAAGTGAATGGCGCCGTGAAGGCGGGCGTGGTCGCGGCACTGCTGAACTGGGCCAAGCTCGACCCGCAAGGCAAGAACGTCAACGTACTCACATCTGAGAAGCTGACCGACATCGGAGCCGGCGCCACGTTTTACTCTTGTCTGGTGGAAGTGGAACGCGCCTGAACGCAAGAACCCCCTGCACAGCCGTTCTCTGGGGCGGGGATTCGTGTCTTTGACGTGCGCACCTGATTGGCCAGCATGCACGAAGTCCCGTATAATTCCGGTTTCCGCGAGTCCAAGACGAGGTTGTCCCATTTCTGCCTTGCATGCCCGGGACGCTCGCGCCGAAAGCGGGGGCGCGGTGTCCTGCACGGAAAATAATGCATTCCAGTTTGGCTCCCCGGCACCTTGCTCGCGGAGGGCCCGTGCGCGCCTCTTCGTGCTGTGCCTTGCCGCAATCCTGCTTTCGGCCACTCTCGCGGTAGCGGCCCCCAAGCCGGCCGCTCCGGCTGCCGCCGCCGCTCCGCAGCAGCGGGAAGAGCTGATCACCGACATCCGCATCATCGGCAACCGGCGAATTCCGGCTGAGACCGTGCGCGCCCGCATGTTCACCAAGGCGGGCGACGTCTTCGACCCGGTTTCCCTGGAGCGCGACTTCGCCTCCATCTGGAACACCGGATACTTCGAAGACATCCGCTTCGAGCGCGAAGAGACCCCCAAGGGCGTGCGCCTCAACGTCTATGTCAAGGAAAAGCCGACCATCCGCGAGATCAAGTACATCGGTCTGAATTCGGTCTCGCAGTCCGACGTGCTCGACCGCTTCAAGGAGCGCAAGGTCGGTCTCACGGTTGAAAACCAGTACGACCCGACCAAGGTGAAGCGCGCCGAGGTCACCATCCGCGAACTGCTCGCCGAGCACGGACGCCAGTTCGCCACCATCCGCACCGAAGTCCACCCAATTCCTCCGGCCGCGGTCGGGGTGAATTTCGTGGTGAAGGAAGGTCCGAAGGTCAAGGTCGGCAAAATCAGGATTGAGGGCAACAAAAAGGTCGGATCGAAGACCCTGGTGCGTGCAATGAAGAACTCGCACCCCATCGGCATACCGCACTCCATCGTACTGGAAAGCCTCTTCCACAAGACTTTCGACGCCACCAAGCTCAGCGAAGACGCCGAGCGCGTCCGCATGGCGTACCAGGACCGCGGCTACTTCAAGGCGCTGGTGCAGGAGCCGACCACGAAGATCCGCGACACCGGCGGCGGCTTCCGCATCTGGCCGTTCGGGGGCAAAGGCAAGGCGGTGGACATCACCGTGCCGGTGGAAGAGGGCGAGCGCTTCCGCCTGGGCCAGATCACCTTCAAGAACAACAAAGCCGTCACCAACACGGCGGGCCTGCGCAAGCTCTTCCAGTTGAAAGACGGCGACGTCTTCAACCGCACGGCCATCGCGAAGGGCCTCGACAACCTGCGCAAGGCCTACGGCGAGCTCGGGTACATCAACTTCACTTCGGTTCCCAACACCGAGATCGACGACGACAAGCGGCTGATCAACCTCGAAATCGATGTTGACGAGGGCAAGCAGTACTCGGTGCGGCGCATCGAGTTCAAGGGCAACACCACCACGCGCGACAAGGTGATCCGCCGTGAGCTGGCGCTGGAAGAAGGCCAGGTTTACAACAGCCGCGCCTGGGAGTTCAGCGTCCTGCGCCTGAACCAGCTCAACTACTTCGAAGCGCTCAAGCCCGACCAGGACACCGAAACCAAGCGCAACGACCAGGCTGGCACGGTGGACCTCACCTTGAAGGTAAAAGAGAAGGGCAAGAACAGCATCGGTTTAACGGGCGGCGTCAGCGGTCTGGCCGGATCGTTTATCGGCCTGAACTACCAGACCAATAACTTCCTCGGCCTCGGCGAAACGCTCACCATTCAAGCCGACGTCGGCAATCGCCAGCGCGACTTGCTTTTCGGCTTCACCGAGCCGTACCTGTTCGACCGCCCGCTGCAGCTCGGGTTCACGGTCTACACGCGCCGTTACAACTTCGACCAGGCGCAGCAGTTCAACATCCTGGCCGGCCAGCGGCTGAACTTTTCCCAGTCGTTCCTGAACACGCTGCAGAATTACACGCAGTCGAGCACCGGCTTCACCGTCTCCGCCAGCTACCCGCTGCATCGCTCGCTCAAGCGAGTGGGCCTCACCTACGCGCTCGACAACACCAGCATCACCACCTTCAGCGACGCGAGCCGCGACCTGTTCGAGCAGCTCGCCTTCCGCAACTTCGCCGGCCCGAACGCGCTCAAGGGCGTGGTCACCAGCAAGCTGCTGCCGGTGTTCTCCTACAACAGCGTTGACCGCAGCTACAACCCGCACAGCGGGAAGAGCCTGTTCCTCTCGGCCGACATCTCGGGCATTGGCGGCAACGTCGCCTCCATCCGGCCGGTGGTGGACTTCAAGCATTTCATCCCGCTGCGCCTCTTCAAGCCCGATCGCGAAGGGCGCAACGTGCTCGGCTACCACGTGCAGGGCGCCTTCCTCACCGGTTACGCTGGCAAAGTGGCGCCGCCGTTCGAGCGCTTCTACCTCGGCGGTGAAAACGATCTGCGCGGCTTCGACATTCGTTCCGTCTCTCCGGTCGCGTTCCTCGTCGACAAGATCGACTTCCCGCTCATCAACCCCGACGATCCATGCGCCACCAATCCCGCCACCCAGTGCACCGGCGTGCTCAAGGACCCGACCAACCCGCGCCGCGGCACGGTCACCGTCCCGATTCCGGTGCATCGCATCGTCTTCCCGGGCGGCGACACCAGCATCGTCGGCAACGTGGAATATCGCATCCCGATCGCCGGCCCGGTGAACCTGGCCATCTTCACCGACCTCGGATTGAACTTTATTACGCGCTCCTCGCAGTTGCGCGTGAACGAAGACCAGCTGAACACGCTGAATACCAGCCCGTTCGGATGCCCCACGTTCGACGCCACCTTCAACTGCGTTGGGACGAGCAGCTTCACCTTTGGCTCGGAGCTGAAGCCGATTTCCGGGACGAACTATCGGCCTCGCATGTCGACCGGTGTGGAATTGCAGGTGCTGATGCCGGTGATCAACGCGCCCTTCCGCTTGTACTGGGCATACAACCCGCTGCGCCTGGACACGCTCACGACCACGCCGAGCGAGATCACGCGCAGCATGTTCCCGGCCGGCGGCGCCGGCGACTTCACCTATCACCAGGCGCTGGCAACATGGGCCCCGAACTACCGGCTGAAGGAACCGCTGAAGACGTTCCGCTTCACGGTCAGCACTACGTTCTGAGGCCGGCAGGAGTTTGACGGTGTACTCGGCACGAACCTATAATGCAGGTACCGCTACCCTGAACTTTTCCGTCGTCCGCAGGGCCGCGCGCCCCGGCTCGAGAAGTATTTCAGGAATTTCGGCATCCGTTCCGAAGGAGTCCACACAAGAATGAAACGCACGCTCACCGCATTTTCTCTGTGCGCCATTGTCGCGCTCTCCGTGACCGCGCTGGCGCAGGGCGCAGCCGCCACCAGTCCCGGTGGCGCGGCCTCCGCGCCCCCCGTCGCCCCCAGCGGGTCCAGCAAGGTCGGAATCATCAATATTCAGCAGGCCATCCTGGCGAGCAATGAAGGCCGCCGGGACTTCGAAGCGCTGGCCAAGAAGTACGAGCCCCGCCAGGCCGAACTGCAGAAGGAAAACAACGAGATCGACGAGCTCAAGAAGCAGCTCAACACCCAGGGCGACAAGATGAATGACGACGCCAAGAACTCGCTCGTCAAGCAGATCGAATCGCGCCAGCGCAAGCTTCAGCAGAATGCCGAGTCGTTCCAGTCTGACGCGCAGGCCGAGCAGAACGACCTGGCCAACCGCATCGGCCAGAAGCTGATGACCACGCTCGACAAGTTCGCGAAGGAAAACGGCTACGGCCTCATTCTTGACGTCAGCACTCCCCAGAGCCCGGTGCTGTGGGCCAACGTTGATTCGGTGGACGTGACCAACGCGGTGGTGAACGCATACAACGTGCAGTCTGGCGTGCCCGCGCCTCCGGCCGCGGCGCCTTCGGCGACTCGTCCGGCAGCGCCGGCGGCGCGCCCCGCCGGGACGGGAACGGCTCCGGTTCGTCCGGCAACGACGACACCGCCGGCAACAAATCCGCCTCCCAAGAAGTAAGAAAAAATCGGGGGATTCACGACGGCCGCCCGCTTTAGACGGTCGTTTTCTTTTGCGCGCAGGCGCCGACTTCGTCGCTCCGGTGTCAATCCATGCGAATGGAGGTGCCGCCGTGATGTTCGCCGATTCTCTCCTCCACACTCACCCATCCACAGCGCGCCGCTGGACAACGCTCATCTCTTACGGGGCGGAGCTGGCCGCGGTGAGCGTGCTGGTTATCGCGCCGCTGCTGTACACGTCAGGCCTGCCACCTATGCGGCTCGCGTCACCGTTGCTGCACGTCCCGCTCGCCGGATCGTACGAGCCGCGCCCACCGGCCTCGGGCGCGACACAGCCTTCACACACTTCCTCTCTCACTCAGTTCACCGACACAAACATCCATGCGCCCGGGAGAATTCCGCCGCGCATCGCCACCGGGCCTGACGTCGAAGCGCCGCCCCCTGGAGCATTCGTCGGCTCGGGCAGCTCGGGCATTCCCGGCGCTGGCGGCGTCCCGAGCAGCATTTTCGGCGACGCGGCCGCTCCACCGCTCCCGGCGCCGCCGCGAGAGTCTCTCGGCGATCGGATAGTTGTCTCCAATCCCGAGCCTGCAAATGCGCTCAGCCAGCCTATACCCCAATATCCGCGCATCGCTGTGGCTGCGCACGTCGAGGGCGACGTAATTCTGAACGCCGTCATCGCGCGCGACGGCTCCATCGCGCGCCTGCACGTCGTCTCCGGACACCCCTGGCTGGCACAGGCGGCGCTCGACGCCGTACGCCAGTGGCGCTATCGGCCGTACTTCCTGAACGGCGCGCCGGTGGAGGTGGAAACCCAGATCACCGTCGTGTTCCGGATGGAACACTGAGGGTGGTACTTTTTTCCGAACGCTTGTGGATAAGATTGTGGAAGATGTGCCGAGAGGGCTGCTGCGCCTACTCTCCCTAGGCGGCTATATAAATGCCATGTTAATGACGGGGATGCAGACAAGCTGTTGATTCGGCAGAGTTTTTATTGAAAGCAACAAGCCGGCACGGCCAAGTTATTTACTTCGTAACTGGCCCGAAAGCGCGCTCCTACGTTTTGCACACATGGCGGCCCACACCGCTATGAATTTATTGCCCTTCCGTCACACGCAGCACCGCCAGGAACGCCTCCTGCGGGATGTCCACCCGCCCGATGCGCTTCATCCGGCGCTTGCCTTCTTTCTGCTTTTCCAGCAGTTTGCGCTTGCGCGTGATGTCGCCGCCGTAGCACTTGGCGAGCACGTTCTTGCGCATGGCCGGAACGGTTTCGCGCGCGATCACCTTGCCGCCGATCGCCGCCTGGATGGCGACCTCGAACATCTGCCGCGGGATCAGTTCCTTCATCTTCGCCGCCAGCGCGCGCCCGCGCTCGTACGCCGATTCGCGATGCACGATGATGGAGAGAGCGTCCACCGGATCGCCGGCCACGAGAATATCGAGCTTCACCATCGGCGACTCCCACCAGCCCGACAGGTGATAGTCCAGCGAAGCGTAGCCGCGCGAAACCGACTTCAGCCGGTCGTAGAAGTCGAGCACGATCTCGTTCAGCGGCAACTCGTAGGTGAGCATGACGCGCGTGGAAGTGACGTACTCGAAATTCTTCTGCTTGCCGCGCTTCTCTTCGACCAGTTTCAGGATGCTGCCCACGTACTCCTCGTTCGTGAGGATCGTCGCCATGATAATGGGCTCTTCCACCTTGGCGATTTCGCTCTGCGGCAGCCAGCGCGAGGGATTGTCCACTTCAACCTTCGTGCCGTCGGTCCTGGTGATGATGTAGCGCACGCCAGGCGCCGTGGTGATCAGGTCGAGGTTAAACTCGCGCTCCAGCCGCTCTTGGATGATCTCCATGTGGAGCAGCCCGAGGAACCCGCAACGGAATCCGAAGCCCAGCGCTGCCGAACTCTCCGGCTCGAAGAAGAACGACGAATCGTTCAGCCGCAGCTTCTCCAAAGCCTCGCGCAGCAGGGTGTGCTCGTGCGCGTCCACTGTGTAGAGGCCGGCGAAGACCATCGGCTTGATGTCCTCAAAGCCCGGCAGCGGTTCGATGGCGGGCCGAGCGTCGTCGGTGATGGTGTCGCCTATCTTTGTGTCGGCCACATTCTTGAGATTGGCCATGAAAAAGCCGACTTCACCGGCCTTCAGTTCGTCCACTTCCACTGGCTTGGGCGTGAGGACGCCCAGCGTCTCAACTTCGGCCACGTGGCCGTTCGACCATAGGCGAATGTGCTGTCCGCGCCGCATCGTGCCCTGGAAGATTCGCGCCAGCACCACGACGCCACGGTAGGAATCAAACCACGAGTCGAAAATCAGCGCTTGGAGCGGCAGCTTCGCCGAACCCTTCGGATGCGGAATGCGTCTTACGATCGCCTCCAGCACCTCCGGCACCCCGTCGCCGGTCTTCGCGCTCACCGGCAGCGCGTTCGACGCGTCAAGGCCGACGGCGCCCTCGATCATGTCTTTCGTCCGCTGAATGTCGGCGCTGGGCAGGTCAATCTTGTTGATAACGGGAATGATTTCCAGTCCGTGATTGATCGCCAGATACGAGTTCGCCAGCGTCTGCGCTTCCACGCCTTGCGAGGCGTCCACCAGCAGCAGCGCGCCCTCGCACGAGGCGAGCGAGCGCGACACTTCGTAGCTGAAGTCCACGTGGCCTGGGGTATCGAGCAGGTTGAGCTGGTAGGTCTGGCCGTCGCGCGCGGTGTAGTTCATGCGCACGGCATGCGCCTTGATGGTGATGCCGCGCTCGCGCTCCAGGTCCATCGCGTCAAGCACTTGGGCCTGCATCTCGCGCGCGGTAAGCGCTCCGGTCAGCTCCAGCAGGCGGTCCGCGAGCGTGCTTTTGCCATGATCGATGTGGGCGATGATGGCGAAATTGCGGATGTGGGTGATGTCCATCGCGGCGGGGTCAGACCTGCTCACCG
This genomic interval from Terriglobales bacterium contains the following:
- a CDS encoding energy transducer TonB, with product MFADSLLHTHPSTARRWTTLISYGAELAAVSVLVIAPLLYTSGLPPMRLASPLLHVPLAGSYEPRPPASGATQPSHTSSLTQFTDTNIHAPGRIPPRIATGPDVEAPPPGAFVGSGSSGIPGAGGVPSSIFGDAAAPPLPAPPRESLGDRIVVSNPEPANALSQPIPQYPRIAVAAHVEGDVILNAVIARDGSIARLHVVSGHPWLAQAALDAVRQWRYRPYFLNGAPVEVETQITVVFRMEH
- the lepA gene encoding translation elongation factor 4 — encoded protein: MDITHIRNFAIIAHIDHGKSTLADRLLELTGALTAREMQAQVLDAMDLERERGITIKAHAVRMNYTARDGQTYQLNLLDTPGHVDFSYEVSRSLASCEGALLLVDASQGVEAQTLANSYLAINHGLEIIPVINKIDLPSADIQRTKDMIEGAVGLDASNALPVSAKTGDGVPEVLEAIVRRIPHPKGSAKLPLQALIFDSWFDSYRGVVVLARIFQGTMRRGQHIRLWSNGHVAEVETLGVLTPKPVEVDELKAGEVGFFMANLKNVADTKIGDTITDDARPAIEPLPGFEDIKPMVFAGLYTVDAHEHTLLREALEKLRLNDSSFFFEPESSAALGFGFRCGFLGLLHMEIIQERLEREFNLDLITTAPGVRYIITRTDGTKVEVDNPSRWLPQSEIAKVEEPIIMATILTNEEYVGSILKLVEEKRGKQKNFEYVTSTRVMLTYELPLNEIVLDFYDRLKSVSRGYASLDYHLSGWWESPMVKLDILVAGDPVDALSIIVHRESAYERGRALAAKMKELIPRQMFEVAIQAAIGGKVIARETVPAMRKNVLAKCYGGDITRKRKLLEKQKEGKRRMKRIGRVDIPQEAFLAVLRVTEGQ